In Methanoregula sp., a single genomic region encodes these proteins:
- the thiI gene encoding tRNA uracil 4-sulfurtransferase ThiI: MKKQWLVRYSELFLKSDPVRRQWENVLIANIREVMPGIHVRNERGRIWLDGDVKPELLKKIFGIVSFSEVEHIKLDEIESSLPDYCRRHGIGTAKTFAIKMKRVGTHTFSSNDKAIEYGYLLRNEFPHLKVNLANPDKEIHIEIRANEAYLYDNVTKAVGGLPLGVEGTLVALVSGGIDSPVAAWMMMKRGCRIIPLFVALDSFLDETTIARARRVVEQLAQYQPGIELTVIADSYLANAKTELISRHLEKYTCIFCKRRMYRVATAYANRVGAKGIVTGESIGQVASQTLDNLVVLTDAAEIPIYRPLIGFDKEDVIQLARQIGTFTESTSAASGCKAVPKGPSTKAKLETIREIESNLEATGIPIPV, encoded by the coding sequence ATGAAAAAACAATGGCTTGTGCGCTATTCTGAACTATTTTTAAAATCCGATCCGGTTCGCCGGCAGTGGGAGAATGTGCTCATCGCAAATATCCGCGAAGTGATGCCGGGCATCCATGTACGGAACGAGCGGGGACGCATCTGGCTGGATGGCGATGTGAAACCCGAGTTGCTGAAAAAGATCTTCGGGATCGTATCGTTTTCCGAAGTGGAACACATAAAACTTGACGAGATCGAGTCCAGTCTACCGGATTACTGTCGCCGGCATGGGATAGGCACGGCAAAGACGTTTGCCATCAAGATGAAGCGGGTAGGCACCCATACCTTCAGCTCCAACGACAAGGCGATCGAGTACGGCTACCTGCTCCGGAATGAATTCCCGCACCTGAAAGTGAACCTTGCCAATCCGGATAAAGAGATCCATATCGAGATCCGGGCAAACGAGGCCTATCTGTACGATAATGTAACAAAAGCCGTAGGGGGACTCCCGCTCGGGGTCGAAGGCACCCTTGTCGCTCTCGTGTCCGGGGGAATCGACTCGCCCGTTGCCGCGTGGATGATGATGAAGCGGGGGTGCCGGATCATCCCGCTCTTTGTTGCACTCGACTCGTTCCTCGATGAGACCACGATCGCCCGTGCCCGGCGCGTTGTCGAACAGCTGGCCCAGTACCAGCCCGGCATCGAACTGACCGTGATTGCCGATTCGTATCTTGCAAATGCAAAAACAGAGCTCATCAGCAGGCATCTCGAGAAGTACACCTGTATCTTCTGCAAGCGCCGTATGTACCGGGTTGCAACTGCTTATGCAAACCGGGTGGGGGCAAAAGGGATCGTGACCGGTGAATCCATCGGCCAGGTGGCAAGCCAGACGCTTGATAACCTTGTCGTGCTCACCGATGCAGCTGAGATCCCGATCTACCGCCCGCTCATCGGCTTTGACAAGGAAGATGTGATCCAGCTCGCCCGGCAGATCGGGACATTTACGGAGTCAACATCAGCGGCATCGGGTTGCAAAGCTGTACCAAAAGGGCCGTCTACAAAAGCAAAACTTGAGACCATACGGGAGATTGAAAGTAACCTGGAAGCCACCGGCATACCCATTCCGGTCTGA
- a CDS encoding DUF1894 domain-containing protein — translation MGCIENLKYEMLLPLGASFKECREYVEKNFSEVWYVDPGYKLFDEYIIGLPPIALGLDGGKIVFPYTKPCHGTYLLRIEDTDEADRVRKTARKKK, via the coding sequence ATGGGCTGTATCGAGAACCTGAAGTACGAGATGCTCCTCCCGCTCGGGGCTTCATTCAAGGAATGCAGGGAATATGTTGAGAAGAATTTCTCCGAAGTCTGGTATGTCGATCCCGGCTACAAGCTTTTCGATGAGTACATTATCGGCCTCCCGCCGATCGCGCTCGGGCTTGACGGGGGAAAAATTGTCTTTCCCTATACCAAACCCTGCCACGGGACCTATCTCCTGCGGATCGAAGATACCGATGAAGCAGATCGCGTCCGCAAAACCGCGAGAAAGAAAAAATAA
- a CDS encoding DUF1890 domain-containing protein: MTEPVTIPNKALLLLGCPEAPAQQAIALYIAHQLRTHGSDLLITGNPSVLNLLRVSDPEKHYIGPMMVLEKCIEEIVEKHRAADLCVVCAHNDAAIAYAATMRHLLPQSRLVVIIFGKDPGPLAASIEFPCEKIVEKAVHNPVQLKAKVNEVFGWAVSRT, encoded by the coding sequence ATGACTGAACCTGTTACAATACCCAACAAAGCGCTGCTCCTGCTCGGCTGTCCGGAAGCGCCGGCGCAACAGGCGATCGCCCTGTATATAGCCCACCAGCTTCGCACGCACGGATCGGATCTCCTCATCACCGGCAATCCTTCGGTGCTGAACCTGCTCAGGGTCTCCGACCCGGAGAAGCACTATATCGGGCCGATGATGGTGCTCGAGAAGTGTATCGAAGAGATCGTTGAGAAGCACCGGGCCGCGGATCTCTGCGTGGTCTGTGCGCACAACGACGCAGCGATTGCATACGCGGCAACGATGCGCCACCTCCTGCCACAGAGCCGGCTTGTGGTGATCATCTTTGGCAAGGATCCCGGACCGCTCGCGGCATCGATAGAGTTCCCGTGCGAGAAGATCGTGGAAAAGGCAGTGCACAACCCGGTGCAGCTGAAGGCAAAGGTCAACGAGGTGTTCGGATGGGCTGTATCGAGAACCTGA
- a CDS encoding threonyl-tRNA synthetase editing domain-containing protein: MRILSIHATSMWYHATQKTKMAESVTSREDRMEECVVLFCCIEKLDEKNPGNVIASAVKNVRKRLSILGVNRVLIYPYAHLTSTLGSPQVALAILTGLEDALYAESVEVKRAPFGWYKEFEIRGKGHPLADLSMTICPYEGTECDFTCPYCHHPFKEADAVHVCPQSAECTGTCSGTGVKK; this comes from the coding sequence GTGAGGATCCTCTCCATCCATGCCACCTCCATGTGGTACCATGCCACGCAGAAGACGAAGATGGCAGAATCCGTCACCTCCCGTGAGGACCGGATGGAGGAATGCGTTGTCCTCTTCTGCTGCATAGAGAAACTGGACGAAAAAAATCCCGGAAATGTGATCGCGAGTGCGGTAAAGAATGTCCGGAAGCGGCTTTCGATACTCGGCGTGAACCGGGTCCTGATCTACCCGTATGCCCACCTGACAAGCACGCTCGGCTCCCCGCAGGTGGCCCTTGCGATCCTTACCGGACTCGAAGACGCACTTTATGCAGAATCGGTCGAAGTGAAGCGGGCACCGTTCGGCTGGTATAAGGAATTTGAGATCCGGGGCAAGGGCCACCCGCTCGCGGATCTCTCGATGACGATCTGCCCGTACGAGGGTACAGAATGCGACTTCACCTGCCCGTACTGCCATCACCCGTTCAAGGAAGCGGATGCCGTGCATGTCTGCCCGCAGTCCGCTGAATGCACGGGCACCTGTTCCGGAACCGGAGTGAAAAAATGA
- a CDS encoding homoserine O-acetyltransferase, whose translation MIKGSVGTVTTHHYHHSSPLILESGDILPSLTIVYETYGKLNREHNNAILICHALSGDAHIAGLHEGEDKPGWWDAIVGPGKAFDTDRYFIICSNVIGGCKGSTGPSSINPQTGKPYGAKFPVITISDMVNAQKLLIDHLKIPQLYAVAGGSMGGMQALQWTVSYPDMMKKAIIIAATGYSTPQQIAFNEVGRKAIISDPEWNGGNYYDTRSYDAPGPVKGLALARMVGHITYLSDESMHAKFGRSLQSKDRIGFDFSTDFAVESYLHHQGDTFTQRFDANSYLYITKAIDYFDLTKDGSLVKGLAEAKAGFLVISVSSDWLYPPYQSQEIVSALTANEREVRYSEIRSNYGHDGFLLESGQVNYLISQFLSRTIVGDVMFRNVPTIEEGATTAVTARRMINLEVNHLPVLSGDGHLVGIVTSWDIAKAVAKNFLWLDEIMSKDVHTTTPDEPIESAAKKMEEHSISALPVVDADQHLIGLITSDAISTLVGRGNP comes from the coding sequence ATGATCAAAGGGTCTGTAGGTACGGTAACAACACACCATTATCACCATTCCTCCCCGCTCATACTGGAGAGCGGGGATATTCTTCCGTCCCTTACCATTGTGTACGAGACGTACGGCAAACTGAACCGTGAGCACAACAATGCCATACTGATCTGTCATGCCCTGTCGGGCGATGCCCATATTGCAGGACTCCATGAGGGCGAAGATAAACCGGGTTGGTGGGATGCCATTGTCGGGCCGGGCAAGGCCTTTGACACCGACCGGTATTTCATCATCTGCTCGAACGTGATCGGCGGGTGCAAGGGATCGACCGGGCCATCATCGATTAATCCGCAAACGGGAAAGCCGTACGGGGCAAAATTTCCCGTCATCACCATCAGTGACATGGTCAATGCCCAGAAACTGCTCATCGACCATCTCAAAATCCCGCAGCTCTACGCGGTTGCCGGTGGATCGATGGGCGGTATGCAGGCTCTCCAGTGGACGGTCAGTTACCCAGACATGATGAAAAAGGCGATCATTATCGCAGCGACAGGCTACTCCACCCCACAACAGATTGCCTTCAATGAAGTAGGAAGGAAAGCGATCATCTCGGATCCGGAATGGAATGGCGGGAATTATTACGATACGAGATCGTATGATGCGCCGGGCCCGGTCAAGGGGCTCGCCCTTGCGCGGATGGTCGGCCACATCACCTATCTCTCTGACGAATCGATGCATGCAAAGTTCGGGCGCTCGCTCCAGTCCAAAGACCGGATCGGGTTTGACTTCTCCACCGATTTTGCCGTTGAGAGTTATCTCCATCACCAGGGAGACACGTTCACCCAGCGGTTCGATGCGAACTCGTATCTCTACATCACCAAAGCGATCGATTACTTCGACCTGACAAAAGACGGCTCGCTCGTAAAAGGGCTGGCGGAAGCAAAGGCGGGATTCCTCGTGATCTCGGTATCTTCCGACTGGCTCTATCCCCCCTACCAGTCGCAGGAGATCGTCTCGGCCCTGACCGCCAATGAACGGGAGGTCCGGTACAGCGAGATCCGGTCCAACTATGGTCACGACGGATTTTTACTGGAATCCGGCCAGGTCAATTACCTGATCTCGCAATTCCTTTCAAGGACCATTGTCGGCGATGTGATGTTCCGCAATGTCCCGACGATTGAGGAAGGGGCGACAACGGCAGTCACCGCACGACGGATGATCAACCTTGAGGTCAATCACCTGCCGGTATTATCGGGTGACGGCCATCTCGTCGGCATCGTCACATCGTGGGATATCGCAAAAGCCGTTGCGAAAAATTTCCTCTGGCTCGATGAGATCATGTCAAAGGACGTGCATACTACCACGCCGGATGAACCGATCGAATCTGCTGCAAAGAAAATGGAGGAGCACTCTATTTCAGCCCTGCCGGTGGTGGATGCCGACCAGCACCTCATCGGCCTTATCACGAGCGATGCGATCAGCACCCTTGTCGGGAGAGGAAACCCGTGA
- a CDS encoding O-acetylhomoserine aminocarboxypropyltransferase/cysteine synthase has protein sequence MTEKKFRLGTTALHAGQVPDPTTGSRVVPLYQTTSYVFKNTEHAANLFGLREIGNIYTRLMNPTTDVFEKRIAAIEGGTGALATASGAAAITYAILNITLPGDEIVSADNLYGGTYEFFHYTLPKFGRHVIFVDSSKPEEFRKAITGKTKAIYAETVGNPKLDVPDFEKIARIAHEAGIPFIVDNTTGVGLVRPIDYGADIVVHSATKYIGGHGNSLGGVIVDSGKFAWNNGKFPEFTEPDPSYHGLKYWEAFGNFPGLGNVAFVFKIRVSLMRDTGAVLSPFNAWLFLIGLETLHLRVPRHSENALAVARFLKVHPKVAWVNYPGLPDNPSHELTKKYLTGGYGPLVGVGIKGGETASRKFIDSLRLFSNLANIGDSKSLVIHPASTTHQQLTVEEQKKTGVTPDAVRLSIGTEDIEDIIADLEQALAGV, from the coding sequence ATGACAGAAAAGAAATTCCGCCTTGGAACAACCGCCCTCCATGCAGGGCAGGTGCCCGATCCGACAACCGGATCCCGGGTTGTACCGCTCTACCAGACCACATCGTACGTGTTTAAGAACACCGAGCACGCAGCAAATCTCTTCGGCTTGAGAGAGATCGGGAACATCTACACCCGGCTCATGAACCCGACTACCGATGTCTTCGAGAAGCGGATCGCCGCAATCGAAGGCGGGACCGGTGCATTAGCCACCGCATCGGGAGCCGCTGCCATCACGTACGCGATCCTGAACATCACCCTTCCCGGAGACGAAATTGTCTCGGCCGACAACCTGTACGGCGGCACGTACGAGTTCTTCCACTATACCCTCCCGAAGTTCGGGCGGCATGTCATCTTCGTGGACTCCTCAAAACCCGAAGAGTTCAGGAAAGCGATCACCGGTAAGACCAAGGCAATCTATGCAGAGACCGTAGGCAACCCGAAACTGGATGTCCCGGATTTCGAGAAGATTGCCAGGATAGCCCATGAAGCCGGCATTCCGTTCATCGTTGACAACACTACCGGTGTTGGCCTCGTCCGCCCCATCGACTACGGTGCGGATATCGTTGTCCACTCGGCAACCAAGTATATCGGCGGCCACGGGAACTCGCTCGGAGGTGTTATTGTCGACTCCGGAAAGTTTGCCTGGAATAATGGCAAATTTCCCGAGTTCACTGAGCCTGACCCGAGCTATCACGGCCTGAAATACTGGGAGGCATTCGGGAATTTCCCGGGCCTTGGCAATGTCGCGTTTGTCTTTAAAATCCGTGTCTCACTCATGAGAGACACCGGAGCCGTGCTCAGCCCATTCAATGCCTGGCTCTTCCTGATCGGTCTTGAAACGCTTCACCTGCGGGTTCCCCGTCACTCGGAAAATGCGCTTGCCGTAGCCCGGTTCCTGAAAGTGCACCCGAAAGTGGCATGGGTGAACTACCCGGGACTCCCCGATAATCCCAGCCATGAGCTCACGAAGAAATATCTCACCGGCGGATACGGCCCCCTTGTCGGTGTCGGCATAAAAGGGGGAGAGACGGCGTCGAGAAAGTTCATCGACAGCCTCAGGCTCTTTTCCAACCTCGCCAACATAGGGGACTCGAAAAGCCTCGTGATCCACCCGGCGTCCACAACCCACCAGCAGCTGACGGTTGAGGAGCAGAAAAAGACCGGGGTAACTCCCGATGCAGTCCGGCTCTCAATAGGTACCGAAGATATTGAGGATATCATCGCGGATCTGGAACAGGCTCTTGCCGGGGTATAA
- the pscS gene encoding O-phospho-L-seryl-tRNA:Cys-tRNA synthase has protein sequence MSIRIQKTFEALFALEEIRGIFRESLPIGLDAEEDAVFRQRIADLKAIVADLEAGTGAPKVTKIAGTIDVRTREEESINIQPIQAAGRLTTEARKALISYGDGYSTCDACRKPFRLDKISKPGIADFHDDLAKFVNMDLARVVPGARRGFQAVAGTLVGKGDTVIVSALAHYTEFLAVENAGGVVREVPLNAQNIVTAEATAQKIEEVKAETGKLPVLTMIDHFDYQFANEHDIAAIAKVSHQYDIPLLYNGAYTVGVMPVDGKKIGADFVVGSGHKSMASVAPSGVLAMTEEWAPKALRTTAMVGDLTKRKFGIKEVEMLGCTLMGGTLLSMMASFPTVKARTLKWNEEVKRSNFFIDRILKIGGSRVLSEYPRKHTLTKVDTTGSFDTVAQTHKRRGFYLSDELSSRGIVGEFAGATRTWKLNTYGLSDKKVRYLADAFFEVAEKYGLPVS, from the coding sequence ATGAGTATCAGAATCCAGAAAACATTCGAAGCGCTCTTTGCGTTAGAAGAGATCCGGGGGATCTTCCGCGAATCCTTACCAATCGGTCTGGATGCAGAAGAGGACGCGGTGTTCCGGCAGCGGATCGCCGACCTCAAAGCCATTGTTGCGGATCTCGAAGCTGGGACCGGCGCACCTAAGGTGACCAAAATCGCCGGCACCATCGATGTCCGGACCCGCGAAGAGGAATCGATCAATATCCAGCCGATCCAGGCCGCCGGGAGACTGACAACCGAGGCAAGGAAGGCCCTCATCTCGTACGGGGACGGGTACTCCACGTGTGACGCCTGCCGGAAACCGTTCCGGCTCGACAAGATTTCAAAGCCGGGCATTGCCGATTTCCATGACGATCTCGCAAAGTTCGTCAACATGGATCTCGCCCGGGTTGTGCCGGGAGCACGGCGCGGGTTCCAGGCAGTAGCCGGTACGCTGGTCGGAAAAGGCGATACGGTGATCGTATCAGCCCTCGCCCACTACACCGAGTTCCTCGCGGTTGAAAATGCCGGCGGCGTTGTCCGGGAAGTGCCGCTGAATGCACAGAACATCGTGACCGCAGAAGCCACGGCACAGAAGATCGAAGAGGTCAAAGCAGAGACCGGGAAACTTCCGGTGCTCACGATGATCGATCACTTCGATTACCAGTTTGCAAACGAGCACGATATTGCCGCGATTGCAAAAGTCTCCCACCAGTACGATATCCCGCTCCTGTACAACGGGGCCTACACGGTCGGCGTGATGCCGGTCGATGGGAAGAAGATCGGGGCAGACTTTGTCGTCGGCTCCGGACACAAGAGTATGGCCTCGGTCGCGCCGTCCGGAGTACTGGCGATGACTGAGGAATGGGCGCCAAAGGCGCTCCGGACAACCGCGATGGTTGGCGACCTGACGAAAAGGAAGTTCGGGATCAAGGAAGTCGAGATGCTCGGGTGCACGCTGATGGGCGGGACGCTGCTCTCGATGATGGCATCATTTCCCACGGTCAAAGCCCGGACCCTGAAGTGGAACGAGGAAGTGAAGCGATCGAATTTCTTCATCGACCGCATCCTGAAGATCGGCGGCAGCAGGGTGCTCTCGGAATACCCGCGCAAACACACGTTGACGAAGGTCGACACCACCGGCAGCTTCGATACCGTTGCACAGACTCACAAGCGTCGCGGGTTCTACCTTAGCGATGAACTCTCGTCCCGGGGAATTGTTGGCGAGTTTGCCGGCGCAACCCGGACCTGGAAGCTGAACACCTACGGCCTTTCCGATAAGAAGGTACGTTACCTCGCCGATGCTTTCTTCGAAGTTGCAGAAAAATACGGCCTGCCCGTATCATAA
- a CDS encoding heavy metal translocating P-type ATPase produces MAKDPVCGMEVDEETSIKRVIGGRTYYFCMESCALAFEDPEKELKSMKTRVAVAVSAVAVLALLRVVATLSLAAGATLVTWAPIPELPYFTWGYWLFLLTTPVQIIGGWGFYKGAYSALKSHRANMDVLIAIGTTTAYLFSVFVLFFPTVLPVKTNDVYFEVAAVIIAFVLLGKFMEDYMRQSTSAAVRALMDLRPGTARVIRKGVEEEIPAEMLMVDEIVVVRPGEKIPTDGVVIEGQSAVDEKMITGESIPIEKKPGDPVIGATMNKMGMLKFRTTKVGHDTTLMQIVHMVEEAQASSAPIQRLADQVAEYFVPVVIAVAILTFFTWAVILGNFTAGLLAFVAVLIISCPCALGIATPTALMVGVGKGAEAGILIRGGEYLERAEKLTTVVFDKTGTLTKGEPSVTDIIAENPNEVLRFAAIAEQGSEHPLGEAIVRGAKERGLEVTSAESFEAVPGHGIKVTVGGKTVLVGNRRLIEVNSISVAQYEQQIQALEVQGKTAMLVAVNGTISGIIAVADTLKENAVEAVKELKAIGVETIMLTGDNERTAHAIAAQVGIEKVIANVLPGEKADVIKKLQAEKKVVAMVGDGINDAPALAQSDIGIALGSGSDVAKETGGIVLIRDDLRDVVKGIKLSKATMRKIKQNLFWALAYNTLAIPVAAVGLLNPIIAAAAMALSSLTVVGNAALLKRYKFEEEKKA; encoded by the coding sequence ATGGCAAAAGACCCGGTCTGTGGCATGGAAGTGGACGAAGAGACCTCGATAAAACGGGTGATCGGCGGCAGGACGTATTATTTCTGCATGGAAAGTTGTGCACTGGCCTTTGAGGACCCGGAAAAAGAGCTCAAGAGTATGAAGACCCGGGTTGCCGTTGCCGTGTCGGCAGTTGCGGTGCTTGCCCTGCTCCGTGTTGTGGCAACGCTTTCTCTCGCCGCTGGGGCCACGCTCGTCACTTGGGCACCGATCCCTGAGCTCCCGTACTTCACGTGGGGATACTGGCTCTTCCTGCTGACCACCCCGGTCCAGATCATCGGTGGCTGGGGCTTTTACAAGGGAGCGTATTCGGCGCTCAAGTCCCACCGGGCGAACATGGATGTCCTCATCGCAATAGGCACGACCACCGCGTATCTCTTCAGCGTATTTGTCCTGTTCTTCCCTACGGTGCTCCCGGTCAAGACCAACGACGTATACTTCGAAGTCGCAGCCGTCATTATCGCATTCGTCCTGCTGGGGAAATTCATGGAAGACTACATGCGGCAGAGCACGTCTGCGGCAGTCCGGGCCCTCATGGATCTCCGGCCCGGCACGGCACGCGTGATCCGGAAAGGTGTTGAGGAGGAGATTCCGGCCGAGATGCTCATGGTGGATGAGATCGTCGTCGTCCGGCCTGGGGAAAAGATACCGACCGATGGTGTGGTGATTGAAGGGCAGTCCGCAGTGGACGAAAAGATGATCACCGGCGAAAGCATCCCGATAGAGAAGAAACCCGGCGACCCGGTGATCGGGGCAACGATGAACAAGATGGGGATGCTGAAGTTCAGGACCACCAAGGTCGGGCACGATACAACCCTGATGCAGATCGTCCACATGGTGGAGGAGGCACAGGCATCCAGTGCTCCGATCCAGCGGCTCGCGGACCAGGTAGCAGAGTATTTTGTCCCGGTGGTGATCGCAGTCGCGATTCTTACCTTCTTTACCTGGGCGGTAATCCTCGGGAACTTTACCGCAGGACTGCTCGCATTCGTCGCGGTCCTTATCATCTCCTGCCCGTGTGCGCTCGGGATTGCCACGCCAACAGCCCTCATGGTCGGCGTGGGAAAAGGTGCAGAGGCCGGCATCCTGATCCGGGGCGGGGAATACCTTGAGCGGGCGGAGAAACTCACCACCGTGGTATTTGACAAGACCGGCACGCTGACAAAAGGCGAACCTTCGGTCACCGATATCATCGCGGAGAACCCCAACGAAGTACTGCGGTTTGCTGCCATTGCCGAGCAGGGCTCAGAACACCCGCTTGGTGAAGCGATCGTGCGGGGAGCAAAGGAGCGCGGCCTCGAAGTCACCAGTGCCGAATCCTTCGAAGCGGTACCGGGTCACGGGATCAAAGTGACTGTCGGGGGAAAGACTGTTCTTGTCGGCAACCGCAGGCTGATAGAAGTAAACAGCATCTCTGTCGCACAGTACGAGCAGCAGATCCAGGCACTCGAAGTACAGGGCAAGACCGCAATGCTTGTGGCCGTGAACGGTACCATCAGCGGGATCATCGCGGTCGCCGATACGTTAAAGGAGAATGCTGTTGAGGCCGTGAAGGAACTCAAGGCCATTGGCGTAGAGACAATCATGCTGACCGGGGATAACGAGCGGACTGCCCATGCCATTGCCGCACAGGTAGGCATCGAAAAAGTGATCGCAAATGTCCTGCCCGGTGAGAAAGCCGATGTGATCAAAAAACTGCAGGCAGAGAAGAAGGTGGTCGCCATGGTCGGGGATGGGATCAACGATGCACCAGCGCTTGCCCAGTCCGATATCGGGATTGCACTCGGCAGCGGGTCGGACGTGGCAAAAGAGACCGGCGGGATTGTGCTGATTCGGGACGACCTCCGCGATGTGGTAAAGGGTATCAAGCTCTCGAAGGCGACCATGCGTAAGATCAAACAGAATCTATTCTGGGCGCTTGCCTACAACACGCTCGCGATCCCGGTCGCAGCAGTCGGGCTCCTGAACCCGATCATTGCAGCAGCGGCAATGGCGTTATCATCACTGACCGTTGTCGGGAATGCTGCGTTGCTGAAACGTTATAAGTTTGAGGAAGAGAAAAAAGCGTAA
- a CDS encoding DUF2933 domain-containing protein, giving the protein MSGIGAWFRRLGIYGYILIGLLIVIAAYFIIEHKAHLAAYSTIIFLVIFIGLHLVMCGMGHGSHGGRSGGSCGGSHGEEQQKESGKEAGTGTGDDEDNKKKDGSCH; this is encoded by the coding sequence ATGAGCGGCATAGGTGCATGGTTCAGGAGGCTTGGCATCTACGGATACATCCTGATTGGATTACTGATAGTAATTGCAGCATACTTTATCATTGAACATAAGGCACATCTTGCAGCATATTCAACGATCATCTTCCTTGTGATTTTCATCGGATTGCACCTTGTCATGTGCGGCATGGGACACGGCAGTCACGGGGGACGGAGTGGGGGAAGCTGCGGAGGATCGCATGGGGAAGAGCAACAAAAGGAATCTGGTAAGGAAGCCGGAACGGGAACCGGAGACGACGAGGACAATAAAAAGAAAGATGGTAGTTGTCACTGA
- a CDS encoding DUF5667 domain-containing protein, with product MKTSKIVFTGLLVLGLLCLNGIAAAQDDTSATNVSDTVLADDIQPYDGPIGAGSPLYGLKITLEDLDESFTSNQSERVDKQVGHARLRIAEVRRALELNQSDSVRQALDLYWQKMNLTQSTIAPFGSNATGLLHAQEQIAKHQFVLENLLFSHPNNTGLQRAYSNSLQLQEKFAEKTAVKFGRTTDKNNKTILRAIGLEQKEMERNGKPTMTTQPNETHTQPSVTDKQEQQTEQEKNQNKKPVSDTIAPATTQPTQTVTVTREQQGHQSDDKQAGNSGNNGNSGNADTKGKGNSPNK from the coding sequence ATGAAAACCAGCAAGATAGTATTCACGGGTCTTCTCGTGCTCGGCCTGCTCTGCCTCAACGGCATTGCAGCAGCACAGGATGACACATCGGCAACCAATGTTTCAGATACTGTACTGGCCGATGACATCCAGCCCTATGACGGGCCGATCGGTGCAGGCAGCCCCCTGTACGGATTAAAGATCACCCTGGAGGACCTTGATGAATCCTTCACCTCAAACCAGAGCGAACGGGTGGACAAGCAGGTAGGCCACGCACGGCTCCGCATTGCAGAAGTGCGCCGGGCGCTCGAACTGAACCAGTCCGATTCAGTCCGGCAGGCCCTCGATCTCTACTGGCAGAAGATGAACCTCACCCAGTCCACCATCGCCCCGTTCGGGTCCAATGCCACCGGGCTCCTCCATGCACAGGAACAGATAGCAAAACACCAGTTCGTACTGGAAAACCTCCTGTTCAGCCACCCGAACAACACGGGTCTCCAGCGGGCGTACAGCAACAGCCTCCAGCTGCAGGAGAAGTTTGCAGAAAAGACTGCGGTAAAGTTCGGCCGTACTACTGACAAGAACAATAAGACCATACTCAGGGCAATCGGGCTCGAGCAGAAAGAGATGGAGCGTAACGGGAAACCGACCATGACCACGCAGCCAAACGAAACCCACACCCAGCCATCGGTGACAGACAAACAGGAACAGCAGACTGAACAGGAAAAGAACCAGAACAAGAAACCGGTATCGGACACTATCGCACCAGCCACAACCCAGCCGACCCAGACCGTAACCGTGACCAGGGAGCAGCAGGGCCACCAATCCGATGATAAGCAGGCCGGCAACAGTGGTAATAACGGCAACAGCGGCAATGCGGATACCAAGGGAAAAGGCAATTCCCCGAACAAGTAA